In Limisalsivibrio acetivorans, one genomic interval encodes:
- a CDS encoding methyl-accepting chemotaxis protein, whose protein sequence is MFWAFYEFLEVRFFNTITKKIVGNIGFLLLLNMSTAFFLFYREKTMCVSVLNNGASEEKLAEFLSGSMVTLGVLFVLNILAVSFIIFFMRHLFIKPVNAVTDVFQGTDKDHSDLTKDLPVISHDEFKTMSDSYNIFIEQLRGNVEKLREIGIDIALSSAKVGKAVEKAESNITEQDQMADMIYSASQQSTTAINEISQNTQEISSSTAENLEEAKQLFTKLSGASEEISRVGEMLGNFGSTVTNLSDKSENIQQIISLINDISEQTNLLALNAAIEAARAGEHGRGFAVVADEVRKLAERVRQATDEISINVKDMIGLVNETEKETETIVEYTDNTRGVVTESASLFENMVEDFEKTNSQLTSIASAIEELSVTNSEVHENIVNIRDLSSTVTENIHTTADSSKSMVGTAETMQRLVAMFRTGHGAFEKIVTSAEAMRDSIQKSLGEIKGKGINIFDENYREVPGTDPQKYDASYTDTIRRELQEYVDRMKKEIPGAIYTLPVARTGYLPIHHSEVSREMTGDPEQDLKYSRHMRIYTNNETERRRSRNTDPLLLQTYLRDTGEVLNDLSIPIYIDGKHWGAVIVGFDPEAAKRD, encoded by the coding sequence ATGTTCTGGGCTTTTTACGAGTTTCTTGAGGTACGTTTCTTCAATACAATCACAAAAAAGATAGTTGGCAACATAGGTTTTCTTCTTCTACTGAATATGTCAACGGCTTTCTTTCTGTTCTACAGAGAGAAAACGATGTGTGTAAGCGTTCTTAACAACGGTGCATCAGAGGAAAAACTGGCCGAATTTCTAAGCGGCTCTATGGTAACCCTTGGTGTGCTATTTGTTCTTAATATCCTTGCTGTCAGCTTCATAATTTTCTTTATGCGCCACCTTTTCATAAAACCGGTTAATGCCGTAACCGATGTTTTCCAGGGTACAGACAAGGACCACAGCGACCTTACCAAGGATCTCCCCGTAATAAGCCATGATGAGTTCAAAACCATGTCCGACAGCTACAATATTTTTATCGAACAGCTTCGGGGTAACGTGGAAAAGCTCCGGGAGATTGGTATCGATATAGCCCTCTCCTCTGCGAAGGTGGGCAAAGCGGTGGAAAAGGCCGAGAGCAACATAACCGAACAGGATCAGATGGCGGATATGATCTACTCCGCCAGCCAGCAGTCCACAACGGCGATAAACGAAATCTCCCAGAATACACAGGAGATATCCTCCTCCACTGCGGAAAACCTTGAAGAGGCGAAACAGCTCTTCACAAAGCTTTCCGGCGCCAGTGAAGAGATCAGCAGGGTTGGTGAGATGCTCGGCAACTTCGGAAGCACCGTAACAAACCTCAGCGACAAATCGGAGAACATCCAGCAGATTATCTCACTTATCAATGATATATCAGAACAAACAAACCTCCTTGCTCTTAATGCAGCCATAGAAGCGGCCAGAGCCGGCGAACACGGCAGAGGATTCGCCGTTGTTGCCGATGAGGTGCGCAAGCTCGCCGAGCGTGTTCGTCAGGCCACCGATGAAATATCCATAAACGTTAAGGATATGATAGGCCTTGTTAACGAAACAGAGAAGGAAACAGAAACAATCGTTGAGTATACCGATAACACACGCGGAGTTGTAACAGAATCCGCATCCCTCTTTGAGAACATGGTGGAGGATTTCGAGAAAACCAACTCCCAGCTTACCTCCATCGCCTCCGCCATTGAGGAGCTCTCTGTCACCAACAGCGAGGTACACGAGAATATTGTAAACATTAGAGATCTCAGCTCCACTGTTACAGAAAACATACACACCACCGCCGATTCTTCTAAGAGCATGGTGGGCACTGCCGAAACGATGCAGAGGCTTGTGGCGATGTTTAGAACCGGACACGGAGCCTTTGAGAAGATAGTAACCAGTGCCGAAGCTATGAGGGATTCGATCCAGAAATCCCTTGGAGAGATAAAAGGGAAAGGTATTAATATCTTTGATGAAAACTACAGAGAGGTCCCCGGTACAGACCCCCAGAAATACGACGCTTCATACACTGATACCATAAGACGAGAGCTTCAGGAATACGTGGACAGGATGAAAAAAGAGATCCCGGGAGCGATCTACACCCTCCCCGTGGCCAGAACAGGCTATCTCCCCATTCACCACTCCGAGGTGTCCAGAGAGATGACAGGGGATCCCGAGCAGGATCTTAAGTACAGCCGCCACATGCGCATCTATACGAACAATGAAACAGAGAGAAGACGTTCCAGAAACACCGATCCCCTTCTTCTGCAGACATACCTTAGGGATACGGGTGAGGTACTGAACGATCTTTCAATTCCGATATACATCGATGGAAAACACTGGGGTGCTGTAATAGTGGGGTTTGATCCCGAAGCTGCCAAAAGGGATTAA
- a CDS encoding putative bifunctional diguanylate cyclase/phosphodiesterase, with protein sequence MLAAFPVDEAVLGTDSLASVAKNTTGVLPLAGGEFNQECVIKAGAALSLALFMASVIAFMAVYIRRLKRTSEELDTSRGRLQVISEALNDGIWEWNISTGEVSFSERYLDILGYRKGDIEESQQSFEERVHPYDLSRVLAHIDDYLNGRISKYSVEFRMRHRDGGYRWILAKGASMNSGQGKPGTMVGSHTDITDLKEYEKELSHRALHDPLTELPNRVMFLERLSLGIRRMKRRDDYGFAVLLLGVDGFKKLNDSYGHEEGDKLLRRIAGYLQSFVRSEDIVARTGGDEFAMMIEGMASSQDIAGMWKRIREAFDEPYSVGENTLRMNACVGVVVDTGGYGKPDEIMRDVAIALSNAKKRGSGSFMVFDKGMHYQVIDAVKLESKLTAALANKEFELYYQPVYSASDERICGFEALIRWNSSEGLINPGRFIPIAEKSGFIIPLGKWIIDDACRRISEWEKIFDLPDYFSVNINISGKQFAEDDLVGYINGALAFNNITPSRLKLEITESELMLDVHSAEEKLRRLNDCGLRICIDDFGTGYSSLSYLRRFPVSCLKIDRSFISGDSDAEEGRELVGTIVSLAKSLNMKVVAEGVEKQEQVDFLKNEKCDYLQGFFFSRPVPASEAVKLLKKY encoded by the coding sequence ATGCTTGCCGCTTTTCCGGTGGATGAGGCTGTTCTAGGAACCGATAGCCTGGCATCCGTTGCAAAGAATACCACAGGAGTACTTCCTTTGGCCGGAGGAGAGTTTAATCAGGAGTGTGTCATCAAAGCTGGAGCAGCACTCTCCCTTGCGCTGTTTATGGCGTCTGTAATAGCCTTTATGGCTGTTTATATAAGACGGCTCAAAAGAACAAGCGAGGAGCTGGATACCAGCAGGGGCCGCCTTCAGGTTATCTCAGAGGCCCTTAACGATGGTATATGGGAGTGGAATATCTCCACCGGCGAGGTGAGCTTCTCCGAGCGTTATCTGGATATTCTGGGCTACCGTAAGGGGGATATTGAGGAGAGTCAGCAAAGCTTTGAGGAGAGGGTACACCCCTATGATCTGAGCAGGGTTCTTGCGCATATAGATGATTACCTCAACGGAAGGATAAGCAAGTATTCTGTGGAGTTTCGCATGCGCCACAGGGACGGCGGATACCGGTGGATCCTTGCAAAGGGAGCCTCGATGAACTCCGGCCAGGGCAAACCGGGAACTATGGTCGGTTCTCATACTGATATAACGGATCTCAAGGAATACGAGAAAGAACTTTCACATAGAGCACTCCATGACCCGCTCACAGAGCTTCCCAACAGAGTTATGTTCCTTGAGCGGCTGAGCCTCGGCATACGCAGGATGAAGCGGAGGGATGACTACGGCTTTGCAGTCCTTCTTCTCGGTGTTGACGGGTTCAAGAAACTAAACGACAGCTATGGCCACGAAGAGGGGGATAAGCTCCTTCGCAGGATCGCAGGGTATCTGCAGTCCTTCGTTCGTTCTGAGGATATCGTTGCTAGAACTGGCGGTGATGAGTTTGCAATGATGATAGAGGGGATGGCATCATCCCAGGATATTGCCGGTATGTGGAAGCGGATTCGGGAGGCCTTTGATGAGCCTTATTCCGTTGGTGAGAACACGCTGAGGATGAACGCCTGTGTGGGCGTGGTTGTGGATACGGGCGGCTATGGCAAGCCCGATGAGATCATGCGTGATGTTGCCATAGCACTGAGCAATGCAAAGAAGCGCGGAAGCGGCTCTTTTATGGTTTTCGACAAGGGGATGCACTATCAGGTTATCGATGCTGTAAAGCTTGAATCGAAGCTTACAGCCGCCCTTGCAAACAAAGAGTTTGAGCTTTATTACCAGCCGGTCTATTCAGCCAGTGATGAAAGAATCTGCGGTTTTGAGGCGTTGATAAGATGGAACAGCTCCGAAGGCCTTATAAACCCGGGAAGGTTCATCCCCATTGCGGAGAAGAGCGGCTTTATAATACCCCTGGGCAAATGGATCATCGATGATGCGTGCAGGAGGATTTCAGAGTGGGAAAAAATATTTGATCTTCCAGATTATTTCAGTGTTAACATAAATATAAGCGGAAAGCAGTTTGCCGAGGACGATCTTGTGGGCTACATAAATGGAGCCCTCGCATTCAATAATATCACTCCCTCAAGGCTTAAGCTGGAGATAACAGAAAGCGAGCTTATGCTTGATGTACACAGTGCCGAGGAGAAGCTTAGAAGGCTAAACGACTGCGGGCTGAGGATATGTATTGATGACTTCGGAACGGGTTATTCATCCCTCAGCTACCTGCGCCGCTTTCCGGTAAGCTGTCTTAAGATAGACCGCTCATTCATAAGCGGAGACTCCGATGCAGAGGAGGGTAGGGAGCTTGTGGGAACGATAGTCTCCCTGGCGAAATCCCTTAATATGAAGGTGGTTGCAGAGGGTGTGGAAAAGCAGGAACAGGTAGACTTCCTGAAGAATGAGAAATGCGATTATCTCCAAGGGTTCTTTTTTAGCCGCCCTGTTCCGGCATCAGAGGCTGTTAAGCTTCTTAAAAAGTATTAA